In Bacilli bacterium, a single genomic region encodes these proteins:
- a CDS encoding response regulator — translation MGRTWKVLIADDEPIIREGIREAVDWHALGMTVTAEAEDGEEALELASAHAAHVLLVDLNMPIMNGITLIRSVRKQLPACRIVIITGHDEFSYAQEALRLNVDDYILKPVNPGQLKKVLQSVRDKLEREAEQEKYLSLAYGQIAKNLPLLRERFGLDWIAGSMETGEIRERLQFLQLPPDPPKQIGIIRCPELAANQPLLKESDRQLYLFAVENIAAEWLKSRDLLMFRDGQGSIVVCLWQDARDTIAHDIERSVKDYLKITANLAFVPVTGGLTDVAAAYITCRKLVLKEAQITPLVRRARQFIRERYADPELTLETLAQSLQVSPVYLSRIMKQELGTSFVNLITQTRVNNAIKLLNSTDLPIHEIAGRVGYESQHYFSTAFKKTVGVSPNQYRRGAAFPKA, via the coding sequence ATGGGACGAACATGGAAAGTGCTGATCGCGGATGACGAACCGATTATTCGTGAAGGAATTCGTGAGGCGGTCGACTGGCATGCGCTGGGCATGACGGTTACGGCGGAGGCGGAGGACGGGGAAGAAGCGCTGGAGCTTGCAAGCGCGCATGCGGCTCATGTTTTGCTTGTTGATCTGAACATGCCGATCATGAACGGCATAACTTTGATCAGGAGCGTTCGCAAACAGCTTCCCGCCTGCCGTATCGTGATTATTACAGGTCATGACGAGTTTTCCTATGCGCAGGAAGCGCTGCGGTTAAATGTCGACGATTATATTTTGAAACCGGTCAATCCCGGACAGCTGAAGAAAGTGCTGCAAAGCGTCCGCGACAAGTTGGAGCGGGAAGCCGAACAAGAGAAATATTTGAGTTTGGCGTATGGACAAATCGCCAAAAATTTGCCGCTGCTCAGGGAGCGGTTCGGTCTGGACTGGATTGCAGGCAGTATGGAAACCGGGGAGATCCGGGAGAGGCTGCAATTTTTGCAACTGCCGCCGGATCCTCCGAAGCAGATTGGAATTATTCGCTGCCCGGAATTGGCGGCCAATCAGCCGTTGCTGAAAGAGAGCGACCGTCAGCTCTATTTGTTTGCCGTGGAAAATATCGCGGCCGAATGGCTCAAGTCGCGCGATTTGCTGATGTTCCGCGACGGTCAGGGATCGATCGTCGTCTGCTTGTGGCAAGATGCGCGGGATACGATCGCGCACGATATTGAACGTTCCGTAAAAGATTACCTGAAAATAACGGCCAATCTTGCGTTTGTGCCGGTGACGGGCGGCCTGACTGACGTTGCGGCGGCGTATATAACATGCCGGAAGCTGGTGCTCAAAGAAGCGCAGATTACGCCGCTGGTCAGGCGGGCGCGGCAATTTATCCGGGAACGTTACGCGGACCCGGAGTTGACATTGGAAACATTGGCTCAAAGCTTGCAAGTATCACCCGTCTATTTGAGCCGGATCATGAAACAGGAACTGGGTACTTCGTTTGTCAATCTGATCACGCAGACGAGAGTGAACAATGCGATCAAGCTGTTGAATTCCACAGATTTGCCTATCCACGAAATCGCCGGGCGCGTGGGCTACGAGTCGCAACATTATTTCAGCACCGCCTTTAAAAAGACAGTCGGCGTATCCCCCAACCAGTACCGCCGCGGCGCGGCGTTCCCCAAAGCATAA